GATCCGCGTCTTCAACGACGGCTTCGCGAAGGGTATTTGGACTCGCCCCATTTCCTTCGACGGTAATAACGTCTATATGATCGGAAGCTCGTTTGGTTTTGGCGGGATCGATATCAACAATCGTGATGTCATGATTTTCACCACACAACGCTTTTGCAGCATGGAATCCGACTTCTCCACCACCTATTATAACTACTTTCATTGTTCAGCTTTAAGAACCTTTAAGGCTAGAAAATCTACACCATTCCTAATAAAAACAAAAAACATCCTTACTCATATTCCCGGGAAATTTCTGCACCCAAATTCCTGAATTTTTGTTCAATATTTTCGTAACCCCGATCAATGTGATATACTCTGCTTACGTCCGTTTTACCCTCGGAAAATAGTCCGCCTAGGATAAGCGATGCGCTCGCACGTATATCCGTAGACATAACATTTGCACCCTTCAAAGAAGGTTTACCACGCACAAATGCTACATTATTTTCCACGCGAATATTTGCACCAAGTCTAATTAATTCAGGTACATGAGAAAATCTGTCATGGTAAACCGTGTCAGTAACCATCGAGGAACCCTCCGCTATCGTCATAAGCGCTATCCATTGCGCTTGTAAATCTGTTGGAAATCCAGGATACACATCCGTCGTAACATCCACCGGTTTTACACCCTTTGCTTTTTTGATGAGAATCGAATTTTCATTAATGGAGATTTCTGCGCCGACATTTTTTAATTTTTCAAGAACAATTGACAAATGGCTGGGTTCAACATTATGTAAGGTAAAATCCCCAATTGCAGCACCACAGATTAAAAAAGTACCTGCTTCAATTCTATCGGGAATTACGGTTATTTCTTGAGCAGTTAGTGATTGCACTCCTTGAATGACGAGTGTGCTGGTCCCAATGCCGGTAATATTACTTCCCATCTGAACGAGTACATCTGCCAATTGGGTGATTTCTGGTTCCATAGCAGCGTTAGTAATGGCTGTTGTTCCTTCGGCAAGGACTGCCGCCATTATGGTATTTCCTGTCGCTCCTACCGATGGAATTTCAAAATGAATTTCATTACCTTTTAATGTTTTTGCTTTTGCATTGATATATCCCTCATCCAACTGAATATCTGCACCCAATTTTTCCATGGCAGCCAAATGAAAATTCACAGGTCGAGGACCCCAAGCGCATCCACCCGGTAAAGATACTTTTGCAGAACCGAATCTGGCTAGTAACGGACCAAGAACATAAAAGGATGCTCGCATAGTTTTAACGAGCTCGTAAGGAGCAAATGGCGTGTCCACTGTGCTCCCATCAATGGTTAGCGTTCCATCTTTAAACTCAATCCCGGCACCCGTCATTTCAAGCAAACTAATCATGGTCCGGGTGTCTTTCAAATTTGGTACTTTATGAAGAATTGTTACACCTTGGGATAACAAAGAAGTTGCCATAAGAGGCAAAACTGCATTTTTTGCCCCACTAATTTCTACCGAACCAGAAAGTGATTTTTGTCCATGTATTACAATTTTATCCATAATCTTATTTAACCGACTGTATTTTAAACCATTTTAATGCAAAAATCGAACCGAAAATAAAACCCAACCCATCCGCAAACATATCGAAAACGCTGGAATCTCTCCCCGGTTGAAATGATTGCCAGGTTTCATCCATTCCCGAAACGACAATTCCTCCAATAATTAAAAAGAATATCATGCGGGGATTCGGTTTGTCAATACTGTTACATGCTAAAAGCCCAAAGAAAAAATATTCAATAAAGTGAACAACCTTATCCCATTGAGGGAATAGCTGAGTTGGAAGCGATTCTCCCGGAATTGCGGACAAACTAAAAAT
The genomic region above belongs to Candidatus Neomarinimicrobiota bacterium and contains:
- the murA gene encoding UDP-N-acetylglucosamine 1-carboxyvinyltransferase, coding for MDKIVIHGQKSLSGSVEISGAKNAVLPLMATSLLSQGVTILHKVPNLKDTRTMISLLEMTGAGIEFKDGTLTIDGSTVDTPFAPYELVKTMRASFYVLGPLLARFGSAKVSLPGGCAWGPRPVNFHLAAMEKLGADIQLDEGYINAKAKTLKGNEIHFEIPSVGATGNTIMAAVLAEGTTAITNAAMEPEITQLADVLVQMGSNITGIGTSTLVIQGVQSLTAQEITVIPDRIEAGTFLICGAAIGDFTLHNVEPSHLSIVLEKLKNVGAEISINENSILIKKAKGVKPVDVTTDVYPGFPTDLQAQWIALMTIAEGSSMVTDTVYHDRFSHVPELIRLGANIRVENNVAFVRGKPSLKGANVMSTDIRASASLILGGLFSEGKTDVSRVYHIDRGYENIEQKFRNLGAEISREYE
- the vanZ gene encoding VanZ family protein, which produces MNNRKFRWLLGLYIIAIFSLSAIPGESLPTQLFPQWDKVVHFIEYFFFGLLACNSIDKPNPRMIFFLIIGGIVVSGMDETWQSFQPGRDSSVFDMFADGLGFIFGSIFALKWFKIQSVK